The Sporanaerobacter acetigenes DSM 13106 genome includes a window with the following:
- a CDS encoding TIGR02530 family flagellar biosynthesis protein, producing the protein MNDINIKQLETRLINTSLQKPNIKVNQSKNFEDVLKKIQSNNDEIKFSKHAIDRMNERDVKLDGYEVVKLEEAFKKAEEKGINEALILIGDKGFIASVRNKTVITTISNDKLKENVFTNIDGAVIL; encoded by the coding sequence ATGAATGATATCAATATAAAACAACTTGAAACTAGACTTATAAATACATCTTTACAAAAACCAAATATAAAAGTAAATCAAAGCAAAAACTTTGAAGATGTATTAAAAAAAATACAATCAAATAATGATGAAATAAAATTTTCAAAACATGCAATAGACAGGATGAATGAAAGAGATGTAAAATTAGACGGATATGAAGTTGTAAAATTGGAAGAGGCTTTTAAGAAGGCAGAAGAGAAAGGTATAAATGAAGCTTTGATATTGATTGGGGATAAAGGATTTATTGCAAGTGTTAGAAACAAGACTGTTATCACTACAATATCTAATGATAAGCTTAAAGAAAATGTATTTACAAATATAGATGGGGCAGTAATATTATAA
- a CDS encoding flagellar hook assembly protein FlgD — MEINNVDQNEHVYKFDEKKDISKTETKKTGELDKDAFLKLLTTQLANQDPLNPMEDKEFIAQMAQFSTLEQIQNMNKNLQVSQKEIKESINAINKNHVDASIEILKQLIDIRKMLESYGGKE, encoded by the coding sequence TTGGAAATTAATAATGTAGACCAAAATGAACATGTTTATAAATTTGACGAAAAAAAAGATATTTCTAAAACTGAAACTAAAAAAACAGGAGAACTAGACAAAGATGCTTTTTTAAAGCTATTGACGACCCAATTAGCAAATCAAGATCCGCTAAATCCAATGGAAGACAAAGAATTTATAGCACAAATGGCACAATTCAGCACTCTTGAACAAATTCAAAATATGAACAAAAATCTTCAAGTATCTCAAAAGGAAATAAAAGAATCTATAAATGCTATAAATAAAAACCATGTAGATGCAAGTATTGAAATTTTAAAACAATTGATAGATATAAGAAAAATGCTAGAATCCTATGGTGGAAAAGAATAA
- a CDS encoding flagellar hook protein FlgE gives MMRSMYSAVSGLRVHQTKMDVIGNNIANVNTVGYKKGQMTFQEVFSQVIRGAGAPQGGKGGTNPQQIGLGVGIGSINTIHTKGPTQTTDNPTDLMIDGEGFFVVTDDTNYENKYYTRAGNFTLDKAGNLVTPDGFKVLGYKVDENENITDEIGPIVINRSETKSPTATNKIQFRGNLDSRNDETFTTDTVIKDSLGNSYIVKFNFKKDEAAPNKWNMSLDGIKSQDGKITIPVGNSGVKIEPQSDNGVVLKFNEDGKIIGIGAGAGAEDAINGLKLDFNGVTKGKNGKGEEISLGATFGEGGKITIFDPDDKDSYNKLTQYANDRDIKPYAENGNSSGKIEGFSIDPSGVVSGIFTNGERKALGQVMLAKFDNPMGLQKLGNNFFVDTRNSGEAQLGKPGTSGFGATKSGSLEMSNVDLSMEFTEMITTQRGFQANSRIITASDEMLQELVNMKR, from the coding sequence ATGATGAGATCAATGTACTCGGCTGTTTCAGGCTTGAGGGTACATCAAACCAAAATGGATGTTATAGGAAACAATATAGCCAATGTAAATACTGTTGGATATAAAAAAGGTCAAATGACTTTTCAGGAAGTATTTAGTCAAGTAATAAGAGGTGCAGGAGCACCACAAGGTGGAAAAGGAGGTACAAATCCACAACAAATAGGACTTGGAGTAGGGATAGGATCTATAAATACTATTCACACCAAAGGGCCTACTCAAACTACTGACAATCCAACAGATCTTATGATAGATGGAGAAGGATTTTTTGTAGTAACTGATGATACAAATTATGAAAACAAATATTATACAAGAGCTGGAAACTTTACATTAGATAAAGCTGGAAACTTAGTCACTCCAGATGGTTTCAAAGTGCTTGGATATAAAGTAGATGAGAATGAAAACATTACAGATGAAATAGGTCCTATAGTTATAAATAGATCAGAAACAAAATCACCTACAGCAACAAATAAGATACAATTTAGAGGAAATCTTGATTCTAGAAATGATGAAACATTTACTACTGATACTGTAATAAAAGACAGTTTGGGAAATTCATATATTGTGAAATTTAATTTTAAAAAAGATGAAGCTGCACCTAACAAGTGGAATATGTCATTGGATGGGATAAAAAGCCAAGATGGAAAGATAACAATACCTGTTGGGAATAGCGGAGTTAAAATTGAACCTCAAAGTGATAATGGTGTGGTTCTTAAATTTAACGAAGATGGGAAGATAATAGGAATAGGAGCAGGAGCAGGAGCAGAAGATGCTATAAATGGTCTGAAATTAGATTTTAATGGTGTAACTAAAGGGAAAAATGGAAAAGGAGAAGAAATTTCTTTAGGTGCAACTTTTGGTGAGGGTGGAAAAATCACAATATTTGACCCAGATGACAAAGACTCCTACAACAAACTTACTCAATATGCAAATGATAGGGATATTAAACCTTATGCCGAAAATGGAAATTCATCAGGTAAAATTGAAGGATTTTCTATAGATCCATCTGGAGTTGTTTCAGGTATATTTACAAATGGAGAGAGAAAAGCTTTGGGACAAGTCATGTTGGCTAAATTTGACAATCCTATGGGACTTCAAAAGCTTGGAAACAATTTCTTTGTTGATACAAGAAACTCTGGAGAAGCTCAACTTGGAAAGCCAGGAACCAGTGGTTTTGGAGCAACAAAATCTGGTTCTCTTGAAATGTCAAATGTAGATCTTTCTATGGAGTTTACTGAAATGATAACAACTCAAAGAGGATTTCAAGCAAATTCAAGAATCATAACTGCTTCAGATGAAATGCTTCAAGAGCTTGTAAACATGAAGAGATAG
- a CDS encoding flagellar hook-length control protein FliK, with the protein MKDINIPILDSKVESDFFVSTKSNIIKNDSKDFSNCLKQAQNDIQDGHKVKSEANSKFQYKKAISSKTVTKGKNEKISTGELEDDVENMSPISDELESLNCQIQNLILQLLGFYTNNDENNENEVKKSIEQVKDIVEESKFILNDDFKPMDKIEFESLEDIMDGLDELENIVEKLENKFNDVLDVKTNENLKSNILALRKEIKTAFENTLSKEIPTDINIETIKSDNQVETKDVFFSNQNSEENVKKNTVAEIETKGEENLLEEDLDEKSTESNEIREEPLLANSKIKTNFEGKIEAIQKKEIEMPKDEIIKQVLDKGKAILDENKSEIRIKLKPEVLGEVLLKVEVEKGVVVAKAMVDNYRVKELLEANIYQLKEGLEEQGLDIKTFEVQVGTNSNFENQKREKYSSNGKNKKIKIKKLDLSNLSTYEENNVFNNENITQEGSLDLMA; encoded by the coding sequence TTGAAAGACATAAATATACCAATTTTAGATTCAAAAGTAGAAAGTGATTTTTTTGTTTCCACTAAAAGCAATATTATAAAAAATGATAGTAAAGATTTTTCTAACTGTCTAAAACAAGCTCAAAACGACATTCAAGATGGTCATAAAGTAAAAAGTGAAGCCAACTCAAAATTTCAATACAAAAAAGCTATTTCTAGTAAAACTGTAACTAAAGGGAAAAATGAAAAAATAAGCACAGGGGAGCTAGAAGATGATGTAGAAAATATGAGTCCAATATCTGATGAATTGGAAAGTTTGAATTGCCAAATACAGAACTTGATACTGCAATTGTTAGGATTTTATACTAACAATGATGAAAACAATGAGAATGAAGTAAAAAAAAGTATTGAACAAGTTAAGGATATAGTTGAAGAATCAAAGTTTATTTTAAATGATGATTTTAAGCCAATGGATAAAATTGAATTTGAAAGTTTAGAAGATATAATGGATGGATTAGATGAATTAGAAAATATTGTAGAAAAGCTAGAAAATAAATTTAACGATGTACTAGACGTAAAAACAAATGAAAACTTAAAAAGTAATATATTAGCTTTGCGAAAAGAAATCAAAACAGCATTTGAAAATACATTATCTAAAGAAATACCAACTGATATAAATATAGAGACGATAAAAAGTGACAATCAGGTGGAAACAAAAGATGTATTTTTCTCAAATCAAAATTCAGAAGAAAATGTTAAAAAAAATACTGTAGCTGAAATTGAAACCAAAGGTGAAGAAAATTTACTTGAAGAAGATTTAGATGAAAAAAGTACAGAATCAAATGAAATCAGAGAAGAGCCATTACTTGCAAATTCAAAAATCAAAACGAATTTTGAAGGTAAAATAGAAGCAATTCAAAAGAAAGAAATAGAGATGCCTAAAGATGAAATAATAAAACAAGTATTAGATAAGGGCAAAGCTATATTAGATGAAAACAAATCTGAAATAAGGATAAAGCTCAAACCAGAAGTCTTGGGAGAAGTTTTGCTCAAAGTAGAAGTGGAAAAAGGAGTAGTAGTAGCAAAAGCAATGGTTGATAACTATAGAGTTAAAGAACTATTAGAGGCAAATATTTATCAGCTAAAAGAAGGATTAGAAGAACAAGGATTAGATATAAAAACCTTTGAAGTGCAAGTAGGTACCAACTCAAATTTTGAAAATCAAAAGAGAGAAAAATACAGTTCTAATGGCAAAAATAAGAAAATCAAAATTAAGAAATTAGATTTAAGCAATTTAAGTACCTATGAAGAAAACAATGTATTCAATAATGAAAATATAACACAGGAAGGTTCATTAGATTTAATGGCTTAG
- a CDS encoding flagellar FlbD family protein, with translation MIRVKRLNGKEFVVNSDLIEFVEETPDTVISLTTGKKVVVQESVDEVIEKVIEFKGKSIEYIRREQGKEV, from the coding sequence ATGATTAGAGTAAAACGATTAAATGGCAAGGAGTTTGTTGTAAATAGTGATCTAATTGAATTTGTAGAAGAAACTCCGGATACTGTTATTTCACTTACAACAGGGAAAAAGGTAGTGGTTCAAGAGTCAGTAGATGAAGTAATAGAAAAGGTAATTGAGTTCAAAGGAAAATCAATAGAATATATTAGAAGAGAACAGGGAAAAGAGGTGTAA